The following are from one region of the Sulfitobacter indolifex genome:
- a CDS encoding glycosyltransferase has product MLFAMTVGSDGGLEAALPEPISVLKEQSMRSNPRRLPMQEGNELPNLAAIELYARQEGLRYQCLTGDAPAQRQKVYAVVPAKLPWAAKSLRQSCDTLHVVLPTWFHITVAEGEAQVVGVSSGTRDPLLEYVEKSPRVGIMPLLQLDATATRFLTAPNGSTQVATVLSDFFDRPSQDDAVTGYCLDASPLVPLTIETFSTLGRQVATALSTQGLTSCVKLPSSTPNSLLVLANRFFDTVIVNGYQEYWIGSAPQPLADKKWFEAHVTSLQEHVAPEKLVIELGTHTVDWVSGQPRPEIQSFAQTMSALAEEGGNTEFTPQAGNTRASYIDAKGMQHRVWMLDAASTQNQILTLQNKGIAAIGLSGLGYEDPGIWAVLDQTTRDTALSGESLKNIVLSDYVELFGEGPFVAPISMPRVGKRTVLIDPTTHEVTSVSYSELPRAGAVRLYGAGALNKVVLTFDDGPHPQHTPAALDILRETQTPGAFFVLGNSAIAAPDLIKRILAEGHELGSHTYSHPNMGEVSASRARVEVNSTQLLINGITGKNMRLYREPYMRSGGPITSKEVASLLPLEDAGYIIAGMDVVPRDWITQTADELADEIIRQVELNAGGVVLLHDGGGDQSQTVAALPRVISELRLKGYTFTTLADLLGVSPDMLMPDGDRVTSTFGSMSFLAVGNSWSLLQIAFWTVFAIGICRSISLLFWAARRRRHAPPLSKHEPSVTIVIPAYNEARVIEKCIRKALYSEYGDFDIIVVDDGSTDDTYEKAISFAYHPLVTVLRQPNRGKAAALNAALDEAQSEILICIDADSQIAPDAVSLLAAHFKDPKVGAVAGRVVVGNRDNLLTRLQALEYITAQAVERRAKEYLNAITVVPGAIGAWRTTALMEAGIFSTETLTEDADMTMAMIRSDYQVIYEDRAVATTETPRSLSALMTQRLRWSLGMMQAGWKHLGATVERRNLGLVALPDLVVFGYLMPLIAPLADLFLVLLVIEFFTNIGATDQDFASVITNPLIIAYLALPALEIASAVIAFRLDPTEDRRLLLLLPVQRIFYRQVLYVSVIRALWRAVTGSLTNWGRMTRVGFHFDQAKLT; this is encoded by the coding sequence ATGCTTTTTGCCATGACGGTGGGCTCGGATGGCGGCTTGGAAGCGGCACTGCCTGAACCTATCAGCGTGTTAAAAGAGCAAAGCATGCGGTCTAATCCGCGACGTCTCCCCATGCAGGAGGGCAATGAACTGCCAAACCTTGCAGCGATAGAGCTTTATGCGCGGCAAGAAGGTCTGAGATACCAATGTTTGACAGGTGATGCCCCGGCGCAAAGGCAAAAGGTTTATGCGGTTGTCCCTGCCAAGCTCCCTTGGGCGGCAAAATCTCTCCGACAAAGCTGTGATACCCTTCATGTGGTCTTGCCCACCTGGTTTCATATCACGGTGGCCGAGGGGGAGGCACAAGTTGTTGGCGTAAGCTCAGGCACCCGTGATCCGCTGCTGGAGTATGTTGAAAAGAGCCCCAGAGTGGGCATCATGCCTCTGCTTCAGCTGGACGCCACCGCAACAAGGTTTTTGACGGCCCCGAACGGGTCCACGCAAGTGGCAACGGTTCTGTCAGATTTCTTTGACCGCCCCTCTCAAGATGATGCCGTGACGGGGTATTGCCTAGACGCAAGCCCTTTGGTCCCTTTGACTATCGAAACCTTCAGCACCTTAGGTCGACAAGTAGCGACTGCATTAAGCACGCAGGGCCTTACATCTTGCGTGAAGCTTCCAAGCAGCACCCCGAACAGTCTTTTGGTCCTAGCGAACCGGTTCTTTGATACGGTCATCGTCAATGGCTACCAGGAGTATTGGATCGGCTCCGCACCTCAGCCACTGGCAGATAAGAAGTGGTTTGAAGCGCATGTGACGTCCCTCCAAGAGCATGTAGCACCTGAGAAGCTGGTCATTGAGTTGGGGACCCACACCGTCGATTGGGTCTCAGGCCAACCTCGGCCGGAAATCCAGTCCTTTGCGCAAACCATGTCTGCGCTCGCGGAAGAGGGAGGGAATACAGAGTTTACCCCTCAGGCCGGAAACACCCGGGCAAGCTATATAGATGCCAAGGGAATGCAGCACCGGGTTTGGATGCTTGACGCCGCTTCAACGCAAAATCAAATTCTCACGTTGCAAAATAAAGGTATTGCCGCAATCGGTCTCAGTGGGCTCGGGTATGAAGACCCAGGAATTTGGGCGGTTCTCGACCAGACCACGCGCGACACGGCACTCTCCGGCGAAAGCCTCAAAAACATCGTTCTATCAGACTACGTTGAGCTTTTCGGGGAAGGCCCCTTTGTCGCGCCGATTTCCATGCCACGTGTAGGCAAACGTACCGTGCTGATTGACCCCACCACCCATGAAGTCACTTCTGTAAGTTATAGCGAGTTGCCGCGGGCAGGGGCCGTGCGGCTTTACGGCGCTGGCGCGCTTAATAAGGTGGTTCTGACCTTTGATGATGGCCCCCATCCTCAGCACACCCCTGCCGCTTTGGATATTTTGCGCGAAACCCAAACGCCCGGCGCATTTTTTGTTTTGGGCAACAGCGCGATCGCCGCCCCGGATTTAATAAAACGCATTCTTGCGGAAGGCCATGAGCTGGGCTCGCATACCTATTCACACCCAAATATGGGAGAGGTCTCCGCCTCCCGGGCCCGGGTTGAAGTCAACTCTACGCAGTTGTTAATCAACGGCATAACTGGCAAAAACATGCGGCTCTATCGCGAACCCTATATGCGCAGCGGCGGCCCTATCACATCCAAGGAAGTCGCATCTCTTCTTCCCCTTGAGGATGCGGGATACATCATTGCCGGGATGGACGTCGTGCCGCGCGACTGGATCACTCAAACCGCCGATGAGCTGGCAGATGAGATCATCAGGCAGGTAGAGCTCAATGCCGGGGGCGTCGTGCTGCTCCATGATGGGGGCGGGGATCAGAGCCAGACCGTTGCGGCTCTCCCGCGGGTGATCTCTGAATTGCGGCTCAAAGGCTACACCTTTACCACCCTTGCTGACCTTCTAGGGGTTTCACCAGACATGCTGATGCCAGATGGAGATCGCGTGACATCCACCTTCGGCAGCATGTCCTTTCTGGCCGTGGGCAACAGCTGGTCTCTTCTCCAGATTGCTTTCTGGACCGTGTTCGCAATCGGCATTTGCCGCTCAATCAGTCTTCTTTTCTGGGCGGCAAGGCGCCGGCGCCATGCACCGCCCCTTTCAAAGCACGAGCCCTCGGTCACAATCGTGATCCCTGCCTACAATGAGGCGCGCGTGATTGAAAAATGCATCCGCAAAGCCCTCTACTCTGAGTATGGAGATTTTGATATCATCGTGGTGGACGACGGATCGACCGATGACACCTACGAGAAAGCGATCAGCTTTGCGTATCACCCGCTGGTGACCGTCCTCAGACAGCCCAACCGCGGCAAGGCTGCGGCGCTCAATGCCGCACTTGATGAAGCACAAAGTGAAATCTTGATCTGCATTGATGCAGATTCCCAAATTGCTCCTGACGCCGTGAGCCTGCTGGCCGCGCACTTCAAAGACCCCAAAGTAGGGGCCGTGGCCGGTCGGGTGGTTGTGGGCAATCGAGACAACCTTCTCACCCGCCTCCAAGCGCTTGAATATATCACGGCCCAAGCTGTTGAGCGCCGGGCCAAAGAATATCTTAATGCCATCACCGTTGTACCCGGAGCGATTGGGGCGTGGCGCACGACAGCTCTAATGGAAGCGGGCATTTTCTCCACTGAAACGCTTACAGAAGACGCCGACATGACGATGGCGATGATACGGTCAGACTATCAGGTAATCTATGAAGATCGCGCGGTTGCAACAACCGAAACGCCAAGGTCTCTCAGTGCATTGATGACGCAGCGGCTGCGCTGGTCGCTCGGTATGATGCAAGCTGGCTGGAAACATCTCGGTGCGACGGTTGAGCGTCGCAACTTAGGTCTCGTAGCCTTACCGGATTTGGTGGTTTTTGGGTATTTGATGCCGCTTATCGCGCCCTTGGCAGACCTGTTTCTGGTGCTCCTGGTGATAGAGTTTTTTACAAACATTGGCGCGACGGATCAGGATTTCGCAAGCGTCATAACCAATCCTTTAATCATCGCCTATCTGGCCCTGCCGGCATTGGAAATCGCGAGTGCCGTCATCGCCTTTCGATTGGACCCTACAGAGGATCGGCGCTTGTTGCTTTTGCTTCCGGTGCAGCGGATCTTCTACCGTCAGGTCTTGTATGTTTCAGTCATCCGGGCGCTCTGGCGGGCAGTAACGGGATCTTTGACCAATTGGGGGCGGATGACGCGCGTGGGCTTTCACTTTGATCAAGCAAAGCTGACATGA
- a CDS encoding DUF3131 domain-containing protein codes for MIERRTFLRWGTAAPLLLAHPSLGRGAAATPQNTLVIIDNVDTTTDPERIAIVLDAFARKGLPVSCLVDLAPLNAGPLEPGSALSQALRTRLQRTPGLLQIVPMVKNLAGMTPYFQARAVHDTRRALHAAVWGTTEHPPYADESQTIACDMMPTTVAPSGVRASGIRNVLMRPQVSREVRPEAWDDGVVRLVGGQRVQLQPARKAYSFPQPRAVERVLYLSAQDFLTIPLAGLGSAASAFAAHVLAQTGDHWVSPILASDLQFRDAYAYKRHVALHFVVGRNATAEDQAALANFQRELEAEGLPSSSGPDAASDAALGYWISLKEGKPSSGSLDAVALFDKGQHLSSQAPADDGYGIAAELTEKTKAGLNSKNILGLPTVRLQDVGSAKETLERSLGTTDCVLAVSTELLQNQSYRRVFKNALYAIENDGISRIVSLPDYVKRLVPTGPYITHFRRAQTYQAQLSKTPVDPSAENRTQLLADAKVAWSYFDRWTNPKTGLCPATVNFAAGHQRLHETVTMWDVGSHIFALIAAVDLELISPQKFQRAIGRILPNIAGRRSQGRLLPQGWIATDKFKWGNRNFDGCDAGRLLAALYNLDLHPLVKDRAAPTVASWDLKDIVQNGVVYSVEDGILETTFRSHCAHYAAWAFRTWGIEVKSPYEVFQGKSSPDGQMALLEVCGRIGPLGAEPLLMEALEFGMSPESAYLADVLLAAQIEEHEETGRLICVSEGPINNAPWFLYQGLQFDAQGRAWATDTVAGLDAHRTKAFRDEHLSISSKAAYLWSAYKDHPFCDRLLTVVRDKAKTSNGFASSINQRTGEPSKTYSDINTNAVILQSIAHMLKEDD; via the coding sequence ATGATCGAGCGCCGAACTTTTTTAAGGTGGGGCACCGCAGCACCGCTTTTGCTTGCGCATCCGTCCCTAGGTCGTGGCGCGGCCGCCACCCCTCAAAACACCCTCGTCATAATCGACAATGTGGATACCACCACCGATCCTGAGCGCATCGCGATTGTTCTGGATGCCTTTGCCCGCAAAGGGTTGCCTGTGAGTTGTCTGGTTGACCTAGCCCCCCTCAACGCAGGGCCCTTGGAGCCAGGCAGTGCGCTTTCGCAAGCTCTAAGAACACGGCTGCAAAGAACACCCGGTTTGCTTCAGATCGTGCCCATGGTGAAAAACCTTGCGGGCATGACCCCCTATTTCCAAGCGCGTGCGGTTCACGACACGCGCCGCGCTTTGCACGCCGCTGTGTGGGGCACCACGGAACACCCCCCCTATGCAGACGAAAGCCAAACCATCGCCTGCGATATGATGCCCACAACTGTGGCTCCCTCGGGCGTTCGGGCTTCTGGCATTCGTAATGTCTTGATGCGCCCTCAGGTGAGCCGTGAAGTCAGGCCTGAGGCTTGGGATGACGGTGTTGTCAGACTGGTCGGTGGTCAGCGCGTACAACTGCAGCCTGCGCGGAAAGCCTATAGTTTCCCCCAGCCCCGGGCGGTGGAACGCGTCCTCTACCTTTCTGCGCAAGACTTCTTGACCATCCCCCTAGCAGGGCTTGGGTCCGCAGCCTCTGCATTTGCTGCCCACGTTTTGGCCCAGACGGGCGACCACTGGGTCAGCCCCATCCTTGCTTCCGATCTCCAGTTTCGGGACGCCTATGCCTATAAAAGACATGTAGCGCTGCATTTTGTCGTGGGGCGGAATGCGACAGCAGAAGACCAAGCCGCCTTAGCTAATTTCCAGCGCGAACTGGAGGCTGAAGGACTGCCCTCAAGCTCTGGGCCCGACGCAGCCTCAGACGCCGCTTTGGGGTACTGGATTTCTTTGAAGGAGGGAAAACCTTCCTCTGGATCCTTGGATGCTGTCGCGCTCTTCGACAAAGGGCAGCATTTGTCCTCTCAGGCTCCCGCCGATGACGGCTATGGAATCGCAGCTGAACTTACCGAGAAAACCAAGGCAGGGCTAAACTCAAAGAACATCTTGGGCCTGCCGACAGTGCGCCTTCAAGATGTCGGATCAGCAAAGGAAACCTTGGAAAGGTCCCTTGGAACGACGGACTGTGTCCTCGCTGTTTCCACGGAGCTTTTGCAGAATCAATCCTACAGGCGTGTTTTCAAAAACGCTCTATACGCGATCGAGAATGACGGCATTTCCCGGATCGTATCACTGCCAGACTATGTAAAGCGCCTCGTTCCCACGGGTCCCTACATCACGCATTTTCGCAGAGCGCAGACCTATCAGGCGCAACTATCAAAAACGCCCGTTGATCCAAGTGCCGAAAACCGCACCCAATTGCTGGCGGATGCCAAGGTTGCCTGGTCGTATTTCGACCGATGGACCAATCCGAAAACAGGCCTTTGCCCCGCCACCGTGAACTTTGCTGCTGGCCACCAAAGGTTGCATGAAACCGTGACAATGTGGGATGTGGGCAGCCATATCTTTGCACTCATAGCGGCGGTAGACCTTGAACTCATCTCGCCCCAGAAGTTCCAAAGGGCGATCGGGCGTATTTTGCCCAACATTGCTGGCCGACGCTCCCAAGGGCGGCTGTTGCCCCAAGGATGGATTGCAACTGACAAGTTCAAATGGGGCAACCGAAACTTTGATGGCTGTGATGCCGGACGGCTGCTGGCGGCTTTGTACAACCTCGATCTGCACCCTTTGGTAAAAGATCGCGCGGCGCCCACCGTGGCAAGTTGGGACCTGAAAGACATCGTTCAGAATGGAGTCGTCTACTCCGTAGAGGACGGCATACTCGAAACGACCTTTAGGTCACATTGCGCACATTATGCCGCCTGGGCCTTTCGGACCTGGGGGATTGAAGTGAAATCACCCTACGAAGTGTTCCAAGGCAAAAGCAGCCCTGATGGTCAGATGGCCTTGCTGGAAGTCTGCGGGCGCATTGGGCCTCTTGGGGCGGAACCTCTGCTGATGGAAGCGCTAGAGTTCGGCATGTCTCCTGAATCAGCGTATCTCGCTGATGTCTTGTTGGCCGCTCAAATCGAAGAGCATGAGGAAACCGGAAGGCTCATCTGCGTCTCAGAAGGGCCTATCAACAACGCACCCTGGTTCTTGTACCAAGGGTTGCAATTTGATGCGCAGGGGCGCGCTTGGGCCACTGACACAGTGGCAGGCTTAGACGCTCATCGCACGAAGGCCTTCCGTGATGAGCATCTCTCGATCAGCTCAAAAGCGGCCTACTTGTGGTCCGCGTATAAGGACCATCCGTTTTGCGACAGGCTGCTCACCGTCGTAAGAGACAAGGCCAAGACCTCTAATGGCTTTGCATCCAGCATCAACCAAAGGACCGGAGAGCCAAGCAAAACCTATAGCGATATCAATACAAACGCAGTCATCCTTCAATCTATCGCGCATATGCTGAAAGAGGATGACTGA
- a CDS encoding HlyD family type I secretion periplasmic adaptor subunit, whose protein sequence is MGELVVYSEPPAWYDEVPRSITRQVIFGISLLVFAFGGFGLWAFKAPLAAAVISQGSFVATGSNKIVQHLEGGIIKEILVEEGQDVEAGQPLLLLDETSALATERELFLRQVRLEAMEARILAEYSQKDVLAYPLHLEKLRSDFNIASMLDGQEIVFDAATRQLQNDVNLLQQSINGLKERAQGYEQQLNATKIQLEILIEDSEAKEILLNKGLIRRTEYNTLRRAMAEATGQIGRLESEIKETQALSMRYESQIEQTIDERQAAALDELQVVQSELESIREQTRKAQGILHRAEIVAPVSGTVVRMHYHTAGGVIESGKAILEILPTGEPLIIEVQIPRAEIDVVRKGQEATVRLTALNQRTTPILEGQVYYVSADAILDRANDVPQEIYVARVSVPPRELDRVRGFTPTPGMPAEIMITTQDRTFIQYLMKPVTDSMIRAFREQ, encoded by the coding sequence ATGGGTGAATTGGTAGTCTATTCAGAGCCACCCGCATGGTATGATGAGGTACCACGCTCCATTACGCGACAGGTAATCTTTGGGATTAGCCTGCTTGTCTTTGCCTTCGGAGGATTTGGGCTCTGGGCCTTCAAGGCGCCTTTGGCGGCCGCTGTTATTTCCCAAGGCAGCTTTGTTGCTACCGGAAGCAACAAGATCGTGCAGCACTTGGAGGGGGGCATCATTAAGGAGATCCTCGTTGAGGAAGGTCAAGATGTCGAAGCAGGCCAACCCCTTCTGCTTTTGGATGAAACGTCTGCCTTGGCTACGGAAAGAGAGCTGTTTTTGCGCCAGGTGCGGCTTGAGGCGATGGAAGCGCGCATTCTTGCTGAATACAGTCAAAAGGACGTGCTAGCCTACCCTCTGCATCTCGAGAAACTCCGGAGCGATTTCAACATCGCCTCGATGCTTGACGGACAGGAAATTGTATTTGATGCGGCCACACGTCAGCTGCAAAATGACGTCAATCTGCTTCAACAGAGCATAAATGGCCTGAAAGAACGCGCGCAGGGCTACGAGCAACAGCTCAATGCGACGAAGATACAGCTTGAGATCCTGATCGAGGATTCTGAAGCTAAAGAGATCCTTTTGAATAAAGGCCTCATCCGGCGCACGGAGTACAACACATTGCGACGTGCTATGGCGGAAGCCACAGGCCAAATCGGGCGGCTCGAATCTGAAATCAAGGAAACTCAAGCGCTTTCCATGCGCTATGAATCTCAAATAGAACAGACCATTGATGAGCGGCAAGCGGCGGCTCTCGATGAGCTTCAGGTGGTGCAATCAGAGCTGGAAAGTATTCGAGAGCAAACGCGCAAGGCTCAAGGTATTCTGCACCGGGCTGAAATAGTGGCACCCGTGTCGGGCACCGTGGTGCGCATGCACTATCATACGGCTGGGGGCGTTATTGAAAGCGGGAAGGCAATATTAGAGATCCTCCCGACCGGCGAGCCGCTGATCATCGAAGTTCAGATCCCGCGGGCTGAGATTGATGTCGTACGCAAAGGCCAAGAGGCAACAGTGCGTCTAACAGCGCTAAACCAACGCACCACACCGATCTTGGAAGGTCAGGTCTACTATGTCTCGGCCGACGCTATCTTGGATCGGGCAAATGACGTTCCCCAAGAAATCTATGTCGCGCGTGTGTCGGTGCCGCCCAGAGAGCTCGACCGTGTTCGGGGTTTTACCCCGACGCCAGGCATGCCGGCCGAGATCATGATCACCACGCAAGATCGTACCTTTATCCAGTATCTCATGAAGCCTGTTACTGACAGTATGATCCGCGCCTTTCGCGAACAGTGA
- a CDS encoding type I secretion system permease/ATPase, with protein sequence MRCAGPLPEPAKRTHAGAQDTPEQTGAQTKTEVPSPAPQVEALPDALQSSGNAPPVKDAAGQSSAQNHSQSHPRASQQETQSTEAKAAPEQPTEAKAKHAEPSKTTLGGIQIEGDTGPILKSGDGNKPPRGTGGGGGGGGNGGKPTFHKRGAPDQFAAQLSKGKQIVRRNMGFVMILTCATNVLVLSIPIYLFQISDRVLTSRSIDTLIMLTVVIAGAVILQSIFDAVRRFILMRTAVEVAVRLGGPVLSAAAHSSLHDNGRQYQTLGDLQLLRSFLVSGTLISFLDVPFAPLFIAAIFLVHPHLGMIVVATAMVLMVIALINQKATSKPFAEANMAQARANMHLDSMSRNSQIINALAMVPEAVTLWGRDTATSLRSQVIAQDRNIMWAAVSRGARLLTQIAMLGWGAFLAIQGEITGGMVIAASIIAGRALSPIEGSIEGWNGFSQSRSAYQRVENLMMTAVQKFEKLRLPQPEGRLNVERLLYVPTGTKQVVLNGLTFSLQPGDSLAVIGNSGAGKTTLGKMLVGSILPTSGNVRLDLMDLRNWDTRQLGENLGYLPQDVQLFPGTIKNNIARMRSDARDEDIHRAAVLADVHDMIASLPHGYETMVAADGSPLSGGQKQRIALARAFYGNPRFLVLDEPNSNLDTAGDRALANAIHRAGEAGITVVVITQKPSLLSVVDKIMLLADGNIALFGERQQVLQQLSQRSNNGNPPAPHQGGPNNG encoded by the coding sequence ATGCGATGTGCGGGTCCCCTGCCGGAGCCTGCCAAAAGGACGCATGCAGGCGCGCAAGACACGCCGGAACAGACGGGCGCGCAGACAAAAACAGAAGTTCCTTCGCCTGCACCACAGGTGGAGGCCCTCCCCGACGCTTTGCAGAGTTCTGGAAACGCCCCGCCCGTAAAAGACGCCGCCGGCCAAAGCTCCGCGCAAAACCATAGCCAAAGTCATCCCAGGGCGTCTCAGCAAGAGACGCAGAGTACGGAGGCAAAGGCTGCCCCCGAACAGCCAACCGAAGCAAAAGCCAAACATGCAGAGCCAAGCAAAACCACACTTGGTGGCATCCAAATCGAAGGGGATACCGGCCCGATCTTAAAGTCCGGTGATGGCAATAAGCCGCCCCGTGGGACCGGGGGTGGTGGTGGCGGCGGCGGAAATGGGGGCAAGCCCACTTTTCACAAGCGTGGCGCACCCGATCAATTTGCCGCACAACTAAGCAAAGGCAAACAGATCGTCCGGCGCAATATGGGCTTCGTGATGATCTTGACTTGCGCGACCAACGTCTTGGTCCTGTCGATCCCCATTTATCTGTTTCAGATATCTGACCGCGTGCTGACCAGCCGCTCTATTGATACTTTAATCATGCTCACGGTGGTCATCGCCGGTGCCGTGATTTTGCAGTCTATTTTTGATGCGGTACGTCGCTTCATTTTAATGCGCACAGCCGTAGAGGTTGCGGTACGTCTCGGTGGGCCGGTATTGAGTGCCGCGGCCCATTCGTCGCTGCATGATAATGGGCGGCAGTATCAGACCCTTGGGGATCTCCAATTGCTGCGCAGCTTTCTTGTTTCCGGCACGCTGATCTCGTTTCTCGACGTTCCTTTTGCCCCTTTGTTCATCGCCGCAATTTTTCTTGTGCACCCACATCTAGGTATGATCGTGGTGGCAACGGCCATGGTCTTGATGGTGATCGCGTTGATCAACCAAAAGGCGACATCCAAACCTTTTGCTGAAGCCAATATGGCTCAAGCGCGCGCCAACATGCATCTCGATTCCATGTCCCGCAACAGCCAGATTATTAACGCCCTTGCCATGGTTCCTGAGGCTGTCACGCTCTGGGGACGTGATACGGCTACCTCTCTTCGGTCTCAGGTTATCGCTCAGGACCGCAATATCATGTGGGCTGCAGTGTCCCGCGGGGCTCGCTTGCTTACTCAGATCGCAATGCTGGGTTGGGGCGCTTTCCTTGCCATTCAAGGTGAAATTACCGGGGGCATGGTCATTGCGGCCTCCATCATCGCGGGGCGCGCGCTCTCACCGATCGAAGGCTCCATTGAAGGGTGGAACGGTTTTTCCCAATCACGCTCTGCATATCAGCGGGTGGAGAACCTGATGATGACGGCCGTTCAGAAGTTTGAAAAGTTACGCCTGCCGCAGCCGGAAGGCCGGTTGAATGTGGAGCGCCTGCTCTATGTGCCTACAGGCACAAAGCAAGTCGTCCTTAATGGCCTTACCTTTTCTTTGCAGCCTGGGGACTCGCTGGCGGTGATCGGTAACTCCGGGGCAGGCAAGACTACTTTGGGCAAGATGTTGGTTGGATCAATCTTGCCGACATCTGGGAATGTGCGGCTCGACCTTATGGATCTGCGCAACTGGGATACCCGCCAGCTCGGCGAGAACCTCGGATACCTTCCCCAAGACGTGCAGCTGTTTCCCGGCACCATCAAAAACAACATTGCGCGGATGCGGTCTGATGCGCGCGACGAGGACATCCACCGCGCCGCCGTCTTGGCAGATGTGCATGACATGATCGCTTCCCTTCCCCACGGCTATGAGACGATGGTCGCAGCAGATGGTTCTCCGCTCTCTGGAGGCCAAAAGCAACGCATTGCTCTTGCGCGTGCCTTCTACGGGAACCCACGCTTTCTGGTGCTGGATGAGCCCAACTCCAACCTCGACACTGCTGGTGACCGCGCACTGGCCAATGCCATTCATCGCGCCGGCGAGGCAGGTATTACGGTGGTGGTCATTACGCAAAAGCCGTCTTTGCTGAGTGTGGTCGACAAGATCATGCTTTTGGCTGACGGCAATATTGCACTTTTCGGCGAGCGCCAGCAGGTGCTCCAGCAACTGTCCCAGCGGAGCAACAACGGCAATCCCCCAGCACCCCATCAGGGAGGACCGAACAATGGGTGA
- a CDS encoding response regulator transcription factor, with protein sequence MHKYEHFSSDKVSCFFVGNSHDFSDTLLKLAQTSFENIAFCRLPSVESLLDLTVCRPDRVRSIILNQSMAVGLKTALPVLLEQFSNATVALSYRQPKLVRDILNDMRATQPPLNLAFLPMNRDVDRWLTLLQLLICGENYIPSELYTSADTQIPETIEICAKPKSLLDPAVQASLSLHDPALKVAKDELTNREMQVLTCVAEGKQNKVIANSLGLSEHTVKLHIHHVISKLGVNNRTEAAVWFLEKSRTEMRSV encoded by the coding sequence ATGCACAAATATGAACATTTTAGCTCTGATAAAGTCTCCTGTTTTTTTGTAGGAAACTCTCATGACTTCTCGGACACATTGCTTAAATTGGCTCAAACGAGCTTTGAAAATATAGCCTTTTGTCGTTTGCCTTCTGTCGAATCCCTTCTCGATTTAACAGTCTGTCGCCCCGATAGAGTTCGAAGCATCATTTTAAATCAGTCTATGGCTGTTGGCTTAAAAACTGCGCTTCCGGTCTTGCTTGAGCAATTTTCCAATGCCACCGTAGCTTTATCTTACCGACAGCCGAAGCTGGTCCGAGATATCCTGAACGATATGAGGGCAACCCAACCCCCACTCAACTTAGCTTTCCTGCCAATGAACCGAGACGTAGATCGTTGGCTGACCCTCCTGCAGCTTTTGATCTGCGGGGAAAACTACATTCCCTCAGAGCTTTACACCTCTGCAGACACCCAAATACCAGAAACGATAGAGATTTGCGCTAAGCCAAAATCTTTGCTCGACCCCGCTGTGCAAGCTTCCTTAAGCTTGCATGATCCCGCCCTTAAAGTTGCCAAAGACGAGCTAACAAACCGAGAGATGCAGGTACTGACCTGTGTCGCTGAAGGTAAGCAGAACAAGGTTATTGCCAATAGCCTGGGCCTCTCTGAGCATACTGTAAAGCTGCACATCCACCACGTAATATCTAAGCTTGGCGTTAATAACCGTACAGAAGCAGCCGTTTGGTTTTTGGAAAAATCCAGAACAGAGATGAGGTCAGTATGA